One genomic region from Xyrauchen texanus isolate HMW12.3.18 chromosome 4, RBS_HiC_50CHRs, whole genome shotgun sequence encodes:
- the LOC127641063 gene encoding neuropeptide FF receptor 2-like, with protein MALKLLDPNATVSSMFFYSLENVHRVSVNSTSSRPYYYPNITYVDFYLHEPLVSAIFIVSYLLIFIVCMVGNGVVCFIVLRSKNMRTVTNLFILNLAISDLLVGIFCMPTTLVDNIITGWPFGSLVCKLSGMVQGISVSASVFTLVAIAVERFRCIVYPFKQKLTISTSTLIIVIIWVLAISIMCPSGVMLQVTKEHRVSILLSDGNTTQPFYWCRENWPNQEMRKIYTTVLFANIYLAPLTIIVIMYSQIGITLFKTSMPASVSQVGTSGSGSSSGKQSRYESSQLVSRKKKRVIKMLLVVALLFILSWLPLWALMMLSDYASLSEHQHRVINIYVYPLAHWLAFCNSSVNPIVYGFFNENFRKGFKAAFKFQLCSAHSGRRRTYSHRLQGNAVLPASLPLTKEPVVETGVSRLGQGLIQGVSVGNEKGPGESIQPSGKDNMKEQDLIMEDLEKVCVGAGVFKMWYRDPQMSAKGF; from the exons ATGGCACTGAAACTATTGGACCCAAACGCTACAGTATCGTCTATGTTCTTCTATTCTCTGGAGAACGTCCATAGAGTCTCTGTGAACTCCACCTCCTCTCGTCCATATTATTATCCAAACATCACCTATGTGGACTTTTACCTGCATGAACCTTTAGTGTCAGCTATCTTTATTGTATCCTACCTCCTCATCTTTATTGTTTGCATGGTGGGAAATGGAGTGGTGTGCTTCATCGTGCTAAGGAGCAAGAACATGCGTACAGTCACCAATCTGTTCATTCTCAACCTGGCCATCAGTGACCTGCTGGTTGGCATTTTCTGCATGCCTACAACATTGGTGGACAACATTATCACAG GCTGGCCTTTTGGCAGTTTAGTGTGTAAGCTGAGTGGGATGGTGCAGGGAATATCAGTTTCAGCTTCTGTCTTCACACTGGTGGCCATCGCTGTTGAAAG ATTCCGCTGCATTGTCTATCCCTTCAAACAGAAGCTCACTATCTCCACCTCCACCCTCATTATTGTCATCATCTGGGTTCTGGCCATCTCCATCATGTGCCCATCAGGAGTCATGCTACAGGTCACCAAAGAGCACCGTGTTTCCATCTTGCTAAGTGACGGCAACACAACGCAACCCTTCTATTGGTGCCGTGAAAACTGGCCGAACCAGGAGATGCGCAAGATTTACACTACAGTACTctttgctaacatttatttggcTCCTCTAACTATCATCGTCATTATGTATTCCCAGATAGGGATCACCTTGTTTAAGACTTCAATGCCTGCCTCTGTGAGCCAAGTTGGCACCTCAGGCTCTGGTTCTAGCTCAGGAAAACAGAGTAGATATGAAAGCAGTCAGCTAGTGTCACGCAAAAAGAAGCGGGTGATTAAAATGTTGCTAGTGGTGGCTCTGCTCTTTATCCTTTCATGGCTGCCATTGTGGGCACTCATGATGCTAAGTGACTATGCAAGCTTGAGTGAGCACCAACATCGGGTTATTAATATATATGTTTACCCTCTGGCTCACTGGTTGGCATTCTGTAACAGCAGTGTAAATCCTATTGTCTATGGTTTTTTCAATGAAAACTTTCGCAAGGGCTTCAAGGCAGCCTTTAAATTTCAGCTCTGCTCAGCCCATTCAGGGAGGAGAAGGACTTACTCACATCGACTGCAGGGGAATGCTGTGTTACCTGCCAGCTTGCCCCTGACCAAGGAGCCTGTGGTGGAGACTGGAGTTTCCAGACTAGGACAAGGCCTCATCCAAGGGGTTTCGGTGGGGAATGAGAAAGGTCCAGGTGAAAGTATCCAGCCTTCAGGCAAGGATAACATGAAAGAACAGGATCTGATCATGGAAGATCTGGAGAAGGTGTGTGTTGGTGCAGGTGTTTTCAAAATGTGGTACAGGGACCCCCAGATGTCTGCAAAGGGGTTCTAG